In Scatophagus argus isolate fScaArg1 chromosome 3, fScaArg1.pri, whole genome shotgun sequence, one genomic interval encodes:
- the cnbpb gene encoding CCHC-type zinc finger, nucleic acid binding protein b has protein sequence MSSNECFGCGRSGHWVKNCPSAARGRGKGRGRGKDLFCYRCGELGHVARDCERTEDACYNCGRGGHISRDCKEPKKEREQLCYNCGKAGHMARDCNHAHEQKCYSCGGFGHIQKCCEKVKCYRCGEIGHVAVHCSKASELNCYNCGKSGHLAKECTIEATA, from the exons ATGAGCAGTAATGAGTGTTTTGGTTGTGGCCGCAGCGGTCACTGGGTGAAGAACTGTCCGAGCGCCGCTCGAGGACGAGGGAAAGGACGTGGCAGAGGAAAAG ATCTGTTCTGTTATCGCTGCGGGGAGCTCGGACACGTCGCCAGGGACTGTGAGAGGACTGAGGACG CCTGTTACAACTGTGGCAGAGGAGGTCACATCTCCAGAGACTGCAAGGAGCCGAAGAAGGAGCGCGAGCAGCTGTGCTACAACTGCGGGAAGGCCGGACACATGGCCCGGGACTGCAACCATGCCCACGAGCAGAAGTGCTACTCCTGCGGTGGCTTTGGACACATCCAGAAATGCTGCGAGAAGGTCAAATGCTACAG GTGTGGGGAGATCGGCCACGTTGCGGTGCACTGCAGCAAGGCGTCCGAGTTGAACTGCTATAACTGCGGGAAGTCGGGTCACCTGGCCAAGGAGTGTACCATCGAGGCCACCGCCTAG